The proteins below come from a single Portunus trituberculatus isolate SZX2019 chromosome 2, ASM1759143v1, whole genome shotgun sequence genomic window:
- the LOC123506072 gene encoding uncharacterized protein LOC123506072, which translates to MDEHQLKNKLQDLESLFLRALQAVKNRYGYRAETNTLMDNVKMQVNEVLQAFTDKVILQMNFEKKLDLFKEVSAYHLKDLYKNFECFDPLSFLFGPEERVHIQFVFYKLLLQQEHSKSKIDCLEVLKVLREKCRPSLPAHDDRPRLAVVSGIAGSGKTTLLTFLVSEWRREECDRRVTCLEEYDIVLRILCRDTDAEDLETFLGLVLPPSLSVFGEPLVKYLGRCKVLFLIDGLDEMNDTSEKLVTNVLTIAKYNKCLSVLVSSRPERVDWLVRRYKKDYHISHLSLEGIPVTKRIEFALQYSTSSTNHDRLREFMTQQENTKLFELPLNLVFLVRLFEEKQDCIKENITQTSLYTHFHEWCTEKLRVRISTHPLFGERRPRTLKMRLKKVVGEMYKMALQNLVQDKLSLSEEDVERLVDCCETEDLPDQEVLGAFFILRLSVNNRVRKEQYCLPHKGLQEYFAARHIIQRLQDRSLPPSRTVTSLLHTFTQQVIYFNLHSLLFHVTGLLAREEVPNEPEIIKEVIRLMGKNGNIWEKWLSLVEETDYDERFLQEIAQNVKENPCFGLVYVADLGQRCGTPSRVPPKSGLVLLLDKENVNMEIVRSLSNYEYNINVLSLKQLYQHPGRTPASDTVLHAIRRSCLELFVGHLSADCVSLLPQNIVKLCLAVSSDEQIGRLPAALASSLPNLGDLTIHVPVSMVTPAAVVSPLPDTTVRLALSGVDENLVIEACQLAAALRPRRRGYISIGFPRGRMEATAWQHLLQMMVRRRSRWG; encoded by the exons ATGGATGAACACCAGTTGAAGAACAAACTTCAAGATTTAGAGAGCCTCTTCCTGAGAGCCCTTCAGGCCGTCAAGAACAGGTACGGATACCGCGCTGAGACTAACACCCTCATGGACAATGTGAAAATGCAAGTAAATGAAGTATTGCAAGCCTTTACTGACAAAGTCATCCTTCAGATGAACTTTGAGAAAAAACTGGATTTATTTAAGGAAGTGTCAGCATATCACCTCAAAGATCTCTACAAAAACTTTGAATGTTTTGATCCGCTGTCATTCCTGTTTGGACCCGAAGAACGGGTCCACATACAGTTTGTGTTTTACAAACTTCTTCTTCAGCAAGAACACTCAAAATCTAAAATCGACTGTTTAGAAGTACTAAAAGTTCTGAGGGAGAAGTGCcgcccctccctgcctgcccacGATGACAGACCGCGCCTCGCCGTGGTGAGCGGCATTGCTGGGAGTGGCAAGACCACCCTGCTCACTTTCTTGGTGTCAGAGTGGCGCAGGGAAGAGTGTGACCGCCGCGTCACGTGCCTGGAGGAGTACGACATCGTGCTCAGAATACTGTGCCGGGACACAGATGCCGAGGACCTGGAGACATTCCTGGGCCTGGTCCTCCCGCCCAGTCTCTCGGTGTTTGGGGAACCACTCGTGAAGTATTTGGGGCGCTGTAAGGTGCTCTTCCTCATAGACGGACTTGACGAGATGAACGACACTTCCGAGAAGCTCGTCACCAATGTTCTCACCATCGCCAAATATAACAAATGTTTGTCAGTCCTTGTCAGCTCACGCCCGGAGCGAGTGGACTGGTTGGTGAGGCGTTATAAAAAGGATTACCACatatctcatctgtctcttgAGGGCATTCCCGTCACTAAGAGAATAGAGTTTGCACTGCaatactccacctcctccacaaacCATGACAGGCTGAGGGAGTTCATGacacaacaagaaaacacaaagttGTTTGAGCTTCCTCTCAACCTTGTATTCTTGGTTAGACTgtttgaagaaaaacaagactgcATCAAGGAAAACATTACCCAAACCAGCCTGTACACCCACTTCCACGAGTGGTGCACAGAAAAGCTGCGTGTCAGAATATCCACCCACCCCTTATTTGGAGAGAGGAGGCCGCGCACCCTCAAGATGAGGCTAAAAAAAGTGGTGGGAGAGATGTACAAAATGGCACTGCAAAACTTGGTGCAGGACAAATTGAGCCTTTCAGAGGAAGACGTGGAGCGCTTGGTAGATTGTTGCGAGACGGAGGACCTGCCAGATCAGGAAGTCCTGGGAGCCTTCTTTATTCTGCGATTGTCCGTCAACAACAGAGTGCGTAAAGAACAATACTGCTTGCCCCATAAAGGACTGCAAGAGTACTTTGCCGCTCGACATATCATACAGCGCTTACAGGATAGGTCCCTCCCACCATCGAGAACTGTGACGAGTCTGCTTCATACCTTCACTCAGCAAGTGATATATTTTAATCTGCATAGCCTTTTATTCCACGTGACAGGGCTGTTGGCAAGAGAAGAAGTACCAAATGAACCCGAGATCATAAAGGAAGTGATAAGGTTGATGGGGAAGAATGGCAATATATGGGAGAAATGGTTGTCACTGGTCGAAGAAACAGATTATGATGAGAGATTCCTGCAAGAGATCGCTCAGAATGTCAAAGAAAATCCTTGTTTTGGCTTAGTATATGTAGCAGACCTTGGTCAGCGCTGCGGCACTCCTTCCCGTGTTCCACCAAAAAGcggattagtattattgctggataaagaaaatgtgaatatgGAGATTGTTCGTTCCTTGAGTAATTACGAGTACAATATCAATGTGTTGAGTCTGAAACAACTTTACCAGCACCCCGGCAGAACACCCGCCTCAGACACCGTGCTGCACGCCATACGCag GAGTTGCCTTGAGCTGTTCGTTGGTCACCTGAGTGCTGATTGTGTGTCGCTGCTTCCTCAAAACATTGTGAAACTGTGCCTGGCTGTATCCAGTGATGAGCAAATTGGCCGCCTTCCCGCAGCCCTCGCCTCATCTCTGCCTAACCTTGGTGACTTAA CGATACACGTCCCAGTGTCCATGGTAACACCAGCGGCAGTTGTGTCACCACTGCCTGACACGACTGTGCGCCTGGCCTTGTCTGGCGTGGACGAAAACCTGGTGATCGAAGCGTGTCAATTGGCTGCAGCTCTCCGCCCTAGAAGAAGAGG ATATATTAGCATCGGGTTCCCCAGGGGCAGGATGGAGGCAACAGCGTGGCAGCATCTCCTCCAGATGATGGTGAGGCGCAGGTCACGGTGGGGATGA
- the LOC123506051 gene encoding alpha-aminoadipic semialdehyde synthase, mitochondrial-like: MWCSLILNSSRLARLFDRGHVPAGSHLLGDKAGESDLVVLRHEITPNWPDGSTEVKGITLVEYGNPNGYSAMARTVGLPAAMCTKMVLGGEIQTRGCVLPLKRDIYQTVLARLRQEGIQANTASTFV, encoded by the exons ATGTGGTGCAGCCTCATTTTAAACAGCAGTCGATTGGCAAGATTGTTTGACAGAGGACATGTGCCAGCAGGAAGTCACTTACTAGGAGACA AGGCGGGTGAGAGCGACCTGGTGGTGTTGAGGCACGAAATAACACCAAACTGGCCGGACGGATCCACTGAAGTCAAGGGAATCACACTGGTCGAATACGGAAATCCCAAcgg GTACAGCGCCATGGCTCGCACAGTGGGCCTTCCAGCGGCGATGTGTACGAAGATGGTGCTCGGAGGGGAGATCCAAACACGGGGCTGTGTGTTACCGCTCAAACGCGACATTTACCAAACAGTGCTGGCTCGCTTGAGGCAGGAAGGCATCCAGGCTAACACCGCTTCTACCTTTGTGTGA
- the LOC123507002 gene encoding uncharacterized protein LOC123507002, with product MAASSAAAAPVPAPSTATATATAMTQEDYSRFKLVYILMGPGTAVLCHALKCGTNKAPSTTLLDHLNSLQDSSTANYCSLNDKTKKKIFTKDEERKISNDPSCQSFDITLLYKSITLACEGVADLNDARWQDPSVMEGSYIRSKRKETPVSTNGLR from the coding sequence ATGGCCGCCTCATCCGCCGCTGCCGCCCCCGTCCCCGCCCcctccactgccaccgccaccgccaccgccatgaCGCAGGAGGATTATTCGCGTTTCAAGCTGGTGTACATCTTGATGGGTCCTGGAACAGCCGTGCTCTGTCACGCCCTGAAATGCGGCACAAACAAGgccccctccaccaccctcctGGACCACCTCAACAGCCTCCAAGACTCCTCGACGGCCAACTACTGTTCACTCAACgataagacgaagaagaaaatctttaccaaggatgaggagaggaaaatcagTAATGATCCCTCGTGCCAGAGCTTTGACATAACACTGCTGTACAAGAGCATAACACTGGCCTGTGAAGGTGTGGCAGATCTCAACGATGCACGCTGGCAGGATCCATCAGTGATGGAGGGCTCTTACATAAGatcaaagaggaaagaaacgcCTGTGTCCACGAATGGTCTCAGATAA